A window from Montipora capricornis isolate CH-2021 chromosome 7, ASM3666992v2, whole genome shotgun sequence encodes these proteins:
- the LOC138057839 gene encoding uncharacterized protein produces the protein MKIHQSHFQRIIEVWCTWIQLSSRGGDWITEARRRQFEDPEAKNGMDMYLMEIPKEHKRSASEWFANGILLANESREVLPRENFTLTGSDFLLNNNRGAFSYILQSSVLPFCGWDYKEVRRWGYSACILKIYSEYVSHVLKKCALRMASDKVEFHFLLCNCMEITPFLPAGWKFDRVTTSNIADFVPLTQLLDTFKPFLNLNNSFAVIITEFLNWVQLTNLQIEAMTRVHFMPRGDSFRKKVLHDTNNPAISSSRGLKAFVEYHDHSAEFIHFLRASLLSHEIPAKGNRRRKWISVADYNGLIARNFLRCRNRIVPSRWMLNCRRVTILNGYERAVEWILKPK, from the coding sequence ATGAAGATACACCAGAGTCACTTTCAGAGGATTATTGAAGTATGGTGTACTTGGATTCAACTGAGCTCCCGTGGTGGAGATTGGATCACCGAAGCTCGGCGCAGGCAGTTCGAAGACCCCGAAGCAAAGAACGGAATGGATATGTACCTGATGGAAATCCCGAAGGAGCACAAAAGATCAGCATCAGAGTGGTTTGCGAATGGGATTCTGTTAGCAAACGAATCTCGAGAGGTTCTTCCCCGAGAGAATTTTACTCTGACGGGTTCCGACTTCTTACTTAATAACAACAGGGGCGCTTTCAGTTACATCCTTCAATCGTCCGTCCTTCCATTCTGTGGATGGGATTACAAAGAGGTCCGACGATGGGGATACTCTGCTTGTATCCTGAAGATATACAGCGAGTACGTCAGTCACGTGCTCAAGAAATGCGCTTTGAGAATGGCCAGTGACAAAGTCGAGTTCCACTTCCTGTTGTGCAACTGTATGGAGATCACTCCATTTCTTCCTGCAGGCTGGAAGTTTGATCGGGTGACCACCTCCAACATTGCAGACTTCGTTCCTCTGACACAACTACTGGACACTTTCAAGCCGTTTCTGAACCTCAATAACTCTTTCGCGGTTATTATCACCGAGTTTCTAAACTGGGTTCAGCTCACAAATTTGCAGATAGAAGCGATGACACGAGTCCATTTTATGCCACGAGGAGACAGCTTTCGCAAGAAAGTCTTGCACGACACAAACAATCCTGCCATTTCCAGTTCTAGAGGGTTGAAAGCTTTTGTGGAATACCACGATCACAGTGCAGAGTTCATCCATTTTCTCCGAGCGTCTTTATTGAGTCATGAAATCCCCGCTAAGGGAAATCGAAGACGCAAGTGGATCTCCGTGGCTGACTATAATGGGTTGATTGCACGAAATTTCCTTCGCTGCCGCAATCGAATTGTACCATCAAGATGGATGCTAAATTGTCGCCGAGTGACCATTCTGAACGGCTATGAGAGAGCAGTAGAGTGGATTCTCAAACCAAAATGA